From a single Acidobacteriota bacterium genomic region:
- a CDS encoding tetratricopeptide repeat protein, translated as MHSLPLDSLFKKLAAAAGVFAISVFLLLGLNWGVSNSAATRAESRELADALVGWSSLDPQTHFASAVFAARDLSEEAKKASLAGFENAVALAPRNYLLWIEYGRALERAGEPDRASQAFDRAAELAPSYSAVAWARGNFLVRQGRADAGFLEIRRAVKGNSSYATAAAQLAWVTAGLDVERAIQLAGGEPALSAALALVVARSGNLDAAVRLWQAVPADQRKVETKDIGLQLARLFLDKMRVRDARNFEAEALGKEPSRTFGQPTDPGFEEFVGTENTALFAWKIGGGTNPSINLFDTVKRSGRFSLFLRFAGAGDQQSLRQLSQTVAVEPGVSYRFKYHYRAELTTNPEIRWSVAAISTKALLGTGPPLNSSTEWAEGGFRFTVPGDTDGVVITLSRDACTGTPCRTEGNLWLDDVELIREN; from the coding sequence ATGCACTCATTACCACTGGATTCGCTTTTCAAGAAGCTCGCCGCCGCCGCGGGGGTGTTTGCGATCTCGGTCTTCCTTCTCCTTGGGCTCAATTGGGGCGTTAGTAATTCGGCTGCGACACGAGCCGAAAGCCGCGAACTGGCCGATGCGCTGGTCGGCTGGTCTTCACTTGACCCGCAAACCCATTTTGCGTCTGCCGTGTTCGCGGCTCGAGATCTGAGCGAAGAGGCAAAAAAGGCATCGCTCGCAGGATTTGAGAACGCGGTCGCGCTTGCTCCGAGGAACTATTTGCTCTGGATCGAATACGGACGGGCACTTGAACGTGCCGGAGAGCCGGACCGTGCCTCGCAGGCGTTTGATCGGGCGGCCGAGCTTGCACCGAGCTATTCCGCCGTGGCCTGGGCACGGGGCAATTTTCTTGTTCGGCAGGGCAGAGCCGATGCGGGCTTTTTGGAGATCAGGCGGGCGGTGAAGGGTAATTCGAGCTACGCCACGGCCGCGGCCCAGCTTGCGTGGGTAACGGCGGGGCTCGACGTAGAACGTGCTATTCAGCTCGCCGGAGGTGAGCCTGCACTCTCTGCAGCACTTGCTCTCGTGGTCGCCCGCTCGGGAAATTTGGACGCGGCGGTCAGGCTTTGGCAGGCGGTTCCAGCCGACCAGCGAAAAGTCGAAACGAAGGACATCGGCCTTCAACTCGCGCGACTTTTTCTCGACAAAATGCGCGTTCGGGACGCTCGAAATTTTGAGGCAGAGGCTCTCGGTAAAGAGCCTTCCCGCACCTTCGGTCAGCCAACTGACCCGGGGTTCGAGGAGTTTGTTGGGACAGAAAACACCGCACTATTCGCGTGGAAGATCGGCGGCGGGACCAATCCATCGATCAATCTTTTTGATACCGTAAAGCGATCGGGGCGGTTCAGCCTTTTTCTGCGATTCGCGGGTGCCGGAGATCAACAATCGCTGCGTCAGCTCTCACAGACGGTCGCGGTAGAGCCGGGCGTTTCGTACCGCTTTAAGTACCACTATCGAGCGGAGCTTACAACGAACCCGGAAATTCGCTGGTCGGTCGCGGCAATATCAACAAAAGCGTTACTCGGGACTGGGCCGCCGCTAAATTCGAGTACTGAATGGGCAGAAGGCGGGTTTCGGTTCACCGTGCCTGGCGATACCGATGGAGTAGTTATCACCTTGAGCCGCGATGCATGCACCGGTACGCCGTGCAGAACCGAAGGCAATCTTTGGCTCGACGATGTGGAACTAATACGCGAAAACTAA
- a CDS encoding O-antigen ligase family protein: protein MNSLANSEVLDSRSSQAVFLLLLAVPILATIFYGAVDQAAQGLLALASVVILLLWAVSSFKHGSIIYSQNWLQVPLLALIVLGLIQLIPFGNSGAPPGVMSVSPSSALSYDPFATRMFIIRIVALLIFFSAALIFLRSSRRIRAAARTIIVFGALMAFVGTLQWLAKPDAIYGLRPTPQAIPFGSFVNQHHFAAFMEMTIGLGLGVAFGGGTKRSMLPLIGTGLVLMLIAIVLTGSRGGVLSTGVVFITALAATYFSRRRVKDKEGVSNARRVTLIGLVATSLGAVLLLTIVIAIGGADNLLRGIGFGTASEDPTSGRLHFWSAALEIFQANPLIGAGLDAFGNAFPLYDSRNGLFRVEQAHNDYLQMLADGGLIGFTATVVFIWILVKTCVRSIRSASEGFERSVAIGAFAGMVGILTHSFVDFPLRTTSNAYVFLLLAALVVIVGDPTWKRDKLAKPKI, encoded by the coding sequence ATGAACTCGCTGGCAAACTCAGAGGTCTTGGATTCACGCTCTTCGCAGGCGGTATTTCTTTTGCTGCTCGCCGTGCCTATTCTCGCGACCATCTTCTACGGAGCGGTGGACCAGGCGGCTCAGGGCCTGCTCGCACTTGCGAGCGTCGTTATCCTTCTTCTCTGGGCAGTAAGCAGTTTCAAGCATGGAAGCATCATTTATTCGCAGAATTGGCTTCAAGTCCCGCTGCTCGCCCTGATTGTTTTGGGGCTGATCCAGTTGATCCCGTTTGGTAATTCCGGAGCACCGCCGGGCGTGATGTCGGTAAGTCCGTCGTCGGCCCTTTCTTACGATCCCTTTGCAACGCGGATGTTCATCATTCGAATTGTTGCCTTGCTGATATTCTTTTCAGCGGCCCTGATCTTTCTTCGCAGCTCGCGACGAATTCGGGCCGCGGCAAGAACAATTATCGTCTTTGGTGCGTTGATGGCATTTGTCGGGACGCTGCAATGGCTCGCAAAGCCTGACGCAATTTACGGCCTTCGGCCGACGCCGCAGGCGATCCCATTTGGTTCTTTCGTGAATCAACATCATTTCGCGGCGTTCATGGAAATGACCATCGGGCTCGGACTTGGCGTGGCCTTCGGCGGCGGAACGAAAAGAAGTATGTTGCCGCTGATCGGCACCGGCCTGGTACTGATGCTGATCGCCATAGTGCTTACAGGGTCACGCGGCGGCGTTCTTAGCACCGGTGTTGTATTCATCACAGCACTTGCGGCTACTTATTTTTCTAGGAGACGGGTAAAGGACAAAGAAGGCGTTTCGAATGCCCGCCGAGTGACTTTGATCGGGCTTGTAGCAACCTCTTTGGGGGCGGTGCTGCTTCTTACAATAGTGATAGCGATCGGTGGGGCAGACAACCTTCTCCGAGGCATCGGATTCGGAACGGCTTCAGAAGACCCGACCAGCGGACGGCTTCATTTTTGGAGCGCCGCACTTGAGATCTTTCAGGCGAATCCTCTGATCGGTGCGGGGCTTGATGCATTCGGGAATGCCTTTCCCCTTTATGATTCGAGAAACGGCCTGTTTCGGGTAGAGCAGGCTCACAACGACTACCTGCAAATGCTTGCAGATGGCGGCTTGATCGGATTTACCGCCACGGTCGTATTTATCTGGATACTCGTGAAGACGTGTGTTCGGAGTATTCGATCAGCCTCCGAAGGATTTGAGCGGTCTGTCGCTATCGGAGCATTTGCCGGGATGGTTGGCATTCTCACCCACAGTTTTGTCGATTTTCCGCTTAGGACGACCTCGAATGCCTATGTTTTTCTATTGCTAGCGGCACTTGTTGTCATTGTCGGAGATCCTACCTGGAAGCGGGACAAACTCGCAAAGCCAAAGATCTAA
- a CDS encoding tetratricopeptide repeat protein yields the protein MKRFSVLLLLLSIGGVAYAERQTALSVVNMESSSDIQGPTTKPSPTPSPAPTPPASERLAGIASITDLKERIEALSAFAKEEGLEPELRIQALELAAASRAALADQAYESGEKEAAIELFRESIAETPSPASDRLFAEILIRIPGSLLLKSEANAALETARLLEAHAGDRVDRLLALVVFHTSIENGADAVRLSETASSIEPPAAAAFRALALAHRLNFDLDAAESAQRRAAELDPEATDIKRELADLLRANGKAKEALLLYQGILEADENNAQARAGLAMALYETGERSAAEAELDRAIALSPENFSLLTAAAYWYATNGLPEKAIEFAEDSIEIQPRYVWSYIALARAHSLSNRPLDAEKALARAKQYGNFPSLNYEIALVRMDAGFFREAAEEMSGVFEAANGEVSTRLGGRVGRTANNFPELLRDERRASIFAPNSISDTERAARLAALTAFYDKLNDEDSGSLDAESLGRFISGDDKMRAHRELFAASLMLEKGLGTGKALELIASATDQTDTALTVSNPSAAVMASELYESRRIAFIRNEYLLVPDVPRQTLSAIMRGRIEELAGWALFREGKYADAAVRLQRAISVLPPDSAWWRSSKWRLGEALSADGKQDEALEHFIAGYDQTRPDYFKYTSIRSVYQQVNGSLDGLEARIGPNPFPESETEKKDVTATAETKAEEKAPEEQKPTTPPVVPEEKPTAPAEQAATTPVETKPEEKAEPTKAEVRNSLPKNLPRNPRTSPQM from the coding sequence ATGAAGCGTTTCTCAGTATTACTTCTTTTGCTGTCGATCGGTGGTGTTGCGTATGCCGAGCGGCAGACCGCTTTGAGCGTTGTAAACATGGAGTCGAGCTCCGACATCCAAGGCCCAACTACGAAACCGAGCCCGACACCTTCTCCCGCTCCAACGCCACCTGCGAGCGAGCGGTTGGCTGGTATCGCGTCGATCACCGATCTAAAGGAACGGATCGAAGCACTCAGCGCGTTTGCAAAAGAAGAAGGGCTCGAACCCGAACTCCGTATACAGGCCCTCGAACTTGCCGCCGCATCTCGAGCCGCTCTCGCTGATCAGGCGTACGAATCAGGAGAGAAAGAGGCCGCGATTGAACTATTTCGCGAATCGATAGCGGAAACTCCGTCCCCGGCATCGGATCGCTTATTCGCCGAAATTCTTATCCGCATCCCGGGCAGCCTGTTGCTCAAGTCTGAAGCAAATGCGGCTCTTGAAACAGCTCGCTTGCTGGAGGCACACGCTGGCGACAGGGTCGATCGGTTATTGGCGCTGGTTGTCTTTCATACCTCGATAGAGAACGGCGCAGATGCGGTGCGGCTATCCGAAACGGCTTCATCGATCGAACCGCCGGCGGCTGCCGCGTTCCGAGCTCTCGCTCTCGCACATCGTTTGAATTTTGATCTTGACGCCGCCGAGTCGGCTCAGCGCAGGGCTGCGGAGCTTGATCCCGAAGCAACCGATATCAAGCGGGAACTTGCCGATCTTCTGCGGGCCAATGGAAAGGCCAAAGAAGCTCTCTTGCTCTATCAGGGCATTCTCGAAGCGGATGAGAACAACGCACAGGCCCGAGCTGGTTTGGCCATGGCCCTTTACGAGACTGGCGAGCGGTCTGCGGCAGAGGCGGAACTTGACCGGGCGATCGCTCTTTCGCCTGAGAATTTTAGCTTGCTCACGGCTGCCGCATATTGGTACGCGACCAATGGCCTTCCCGAAAAAGCCATCGAGTTTGCGGAGGATTCGATCGAGATACAGCCGCGTTACGTATGGAGCTACATCGCTCTCGCCCGAGCACATTCGCTGTCGAATCGGCCGCTCGATGCAGAAAAGGCACTCGCCCGAGCGAAACAATATGGCAATTTTCCGTCGCTCAATTACGAGATAGCTTTGGTTCGAATGGATGCCGGTTTCTTCCGTGAAGCGGCGGAGGAGATGAGCGGCGTCTTTGAGGCCGCTAACGGAGAGGTCTCGACTAGATTAGGCGGCCGCGTCGGGCGAACGGCGAACAACTTTCCCGAACTTCTGAGGGACGAGCGTCGTGCAAGTATTTTTGCTCCAAATTCAATTTCAGATACCGAAAGGGCGGCGAGGCTTGCGGCTCTGACGGCTTTTTACGATAAGTTGAACGATGAAGATTCCGGTTCACTCGATGCCGAATCACTCGGACGATTTATTTCCGGCGATGACAAGATGCGGGCCCACCGGGAGCTTTTTGCGGCGTCGCTTATGCTCGAAAAAGGACTCGGCACCGGCAAAGCACTCGAACTTATCGCTTCTGCAACAGACCAGACGGATACCGCCCTTACCGTCTCGAATCCATCAGCGGCCGTAATGGCCAGCGAACTTTACGAAAGCCGCCGCATCGCCTTTATTCGTAACGAGTACTTACTCGTACCTGATGTTCCACGGCAAACTCTTTCTGCAATCATGCGCGGACGAATCGAAGAACTCGCCGGCTGGGCTCTTTTCCGCGAGGGCAAGTATGCCGACGCGGCTGTACGGCTTCAGCGTGCGATCAGCGTTCTTCCGCCCGATAGTGCCTGGTGGCGTTCGAGCAAATGGCGGCTCGGCGAAGCCCTTTCCGCAGATGGAAAGCAAGACGAAGCTCTCGAACACTTCATTGCCGGCTACGACCAGACCCGGCCCGATTATTTCAAATACACGTCGATCCGGAGCGTCTATCAGCAGGTGAACGGCTCACTCGATGGCCTTGAGGCCCGGATCGGCCCGAATCCTTTCCCCGAATCGGAGACCGAAAAGAAAGACGTAACGGCGACTGCCGAGACCAAAGCAGAGGAAAAAGCGCCTGAGGAGCAGAAACCCACTACGCCTCCGGTAGTTCCAGAAGAAAAGCCGACGGCGCCTGCGGAACAGGCAGCGACAACGCCGGTTGAAACAAAACCCGAAGAAAAGGCCGAACCTACAAAGGCCGAAGTGCGAAACAGCCTGCCGAAAAACCTGCCGAGAAACCCGAGGACAAGCCCGCAGATGTAA